A genomic window from Pseudogulbenkiania sp. MAI-1 includes:
- a CDS encoding PQQ-dependent sugar dehydrogenase, with protein MSFRSALAALLLCLSGIAMANPYPSRLYALQLTELARGLDHPWSLAFLPDGRMLLTERVGRLRLLDARGRLDPQPVSGVPPVVAIGQGGLFDVLPHPRFAENRLIYLSYAGGTPETSSTEIARARLDGHALRELTVIFRQQPRSDSDRHYGGRLLFDRAGKLYLSLGDRGEDDRAQRHDDHAGSVIRLNDDGSVPPDNPWASRPGWKPEKFTLGNRNQQGMALNPRTGAVWTHEHGPQGGDEVNVIRAGANYGWPVITYGKTYGLGLPIGEGTHKAGMEQPLKVWVPSIAPSGMAFYQGKPFAHWQGDLLIGALRGQMLVRLKLNGDKVVEEERMLRGMLGRIRDVRVGPDGLLYLLTDEDDGKLVRVSPAAGR; from the coding sequence ATGTCTTTCCGCTCCGCCCTCGCCGCCCTGCTGCTGTGCCTGAGCGGCATCGCTATGGCCAACCCCTACCCCAGCCGGCTCTATGCCCTGCAGCTAACCGAACTGGCCAGAGGGCTCGATCACCCGTGGTCGCTGGCCTTCCTGCCGGACGGCCGGATGCTGCTGACCGAGCGTGTCGGCCGCCTGCGCCTGCTCGACGCCCGGGGCCGGCTCGACCCTCAGCCCGTCAGCGGTGTGCCGCCGGTGGTGGCAATCGGTCAGGGCGGGCTGTTCGACGTGCTGCCGCACCCGCGCTTCGCCGAAAACCGGCTGATCTACCTGAGCTACGCTGGCGGCACGCCCGAGACCAGCAGCACCGAGATCGCCCGCGCCCGGCTCGACGGCCATGCGCTCCGCGAGCTGACGGTGATCTTCCGCCAGCAGCCGCGCTCCGATTCCGACCGCCACTACGGCGGCCGGCTGCTGTTCGACCGCGCCGGCAAGCTCTACCTGTCGCTGGGGGACCGTGGCGAAGACGATCGCGCCCAGCGGCACGACGATCACGCCGGCTCGGTGATCCGTCTCAACGACGACGGCAGCGTGCCGCCCGACAACCCCTGGGCCAGCCGCCCCGGCTGGAAGCCGGAGAAATTCACCCTCGGCAACCGCAACCAGCAGGGCATGGCGCTCAACCCGCGCACCGGCGCCGTCTGGACCCACGAGCACGGCCCGCAGGGTGGCGACGAGGTCAACGTGATCCGCGCCGGCGCCAACTACGGCTGGCCGGTAATCACCTACGGCAAGACCTACGGGCTGGGCCTGCCGATCGGCGAGGGCACGCACAAGGCCGGCATGGAGCAGCCGCTGAAGGTCTGGGTGCCGTCGATCGCCCCGTCCGGCATGGCGTTCTACCAGGGGAAGCCGTTCGCCCACTGGCAGGGCGACCTGCTGATCGGTGCCCTGAGAGGGCAGATGCTGGTACGGCTGAAACTGAACGGCGACAAGGTGGTGGAGGAAGAACGGATGCTGCGCGGCATGCTGGGGCGGATACGCGACGTGCGTGTCGGACCGGACGGCCTCCTCTACCTGCTTACCGACGAGGACGATGGCAAGCTGGTGCGGGTCAGCCCGGCGGCAGGCCGCTGA
- a CDS encoding pseudouridine synthase: protein MTDTIRLSKRMTELGLCSRREADEFIEMGLVKVDGVVVNVLGSRVRPEQTIELTRQATALQAERVTILLNKPVGYGSGPSEAGERPAWQLIKPETRSPGDRSGYTFLKKHLNYLAPAGKLDVDSSGLLVLTQDGRIARKLMAKAADFEQEFLVWVEGEVPDAVLEQLRHGLSLDGEALKPAKVSRQSDTQLRFVLRDPVRRQIRRMAELVGLRVTAVKRIRIGRIALGDLAQGQWRYLTEHERF, encoded by the coding sequence ATGACCGATACCATCCGCCTCTCCAAACGCATGACCGAACTGGGATTGTGCTCGCGCCGTGAGGCCGACGAATTCATCGAAATGGGACTGGTCAAGGTCGACGGCGTGGTGGTCAATGTGCTGGGCAGCCGGGTGCGCCCGGAGCAGACCATCGAGCTGACGCGTCAGGCGACGGCGCTGCAGGCTGAGCGCGTTACCATCCTGCTCAACAAACCGGTGGGCTACGGCTCCGGCCCATCGGAAGCCGGCGAGCGCCCGGCCTGGCAGCTGATCAAGCCGGAAACGCGCTCGCCCGGCGACCGTTCCGGCTACACCTTCCTGAAGAAACACCTCAATTACCTGGCGCCGGCCGGCAAGCTGGACGTCGATTCGTCCGGTCTGTTGGTGCTGACCCAGGACGGGCGCATCGCGCGCAAGCTGATGGCCAAGGCCGCCGACTTCGAACAGGAGTTCCTGGTGTGGGTGGAGGGCGAGGTGCCCGATGCCGTGCTCGAACAGCTGCGGCACGGCCTGAGCCTGGATGGCGAAGCACTCAAGCCGGCCAAGGTCAGCCGCCAGAGCGACACCCAGTTGCGCTTCGTGCTGCGCGACCCGGTGCGGCGCCAGATCCGCCGCATGGCCGAGCTGGTCGGCCTGCGCGTCACCGCCGTCAAGCGCATCCGCATCGGCCGCATCGCGCTGGGCGATCTGGCGCAGGGGCAGTGGCGCTATCTGACCGAGCACGAGCGGTTCTGA
- a CDS encoding LysR family transcriptional regulator has translation MADIPIPLLRTFVVVADTLNLTTAASQLHRAPSTISMQLNRLEALVTAPLLERGQYGVRLTAAGEQLRTHAHQLLSMHDRILGSFQNADITGKVRLGTHDLYATRALTPLLEAYMLSYPEAWLEVTCDHRPYYLASLVDEGQLDLALVEMPALSDGGLRLCRDQLVWVRAETHPVHQRDPLPLALFPEGCYYREMATRALQLSDRPYRVAFTSHSRGGVLAAVKAGIGVGITPRTTVEEGLAIIGGELPPLPQTDTTLFMADNVNEATALLAQTIEKSPLFQRNSRNGPA, from the coding sequence GTGGCAGATATCCCGATCCCCCTATTGCGTACCTTTGTCGTCGTTGCCGATACGCTCAACCTGACCACAGCGGCGAGCCAACTGCACCGGGCGCCCTCGACCATTAGCATGCAACTGAACCGGCTTGAGGCGCTGGTGACGGCGCCATTGCTCGAACGCGGCCAGTACGGCGTCAGGCTGACGGCAGCCGGCGAGCAGCTCCGCACCCATGCTCATCAACTGCTGAGCATGCATGACCGCATTCTCGGTTCATTCCAGAACGCCGATATCACAGGCAAGGTACGCCTCGGCACTCACGACCTCTATGCGACCCGAGCGCTGACCCCGCTGCTGGAGGCCTATATGCTCTCGTACCCAGAAGCTTGGCTAGAGGTCACCTGCGACCACCGCCCCTACTATCTTGCCTCCCTAGTCGACGAAGGCCAGTTGGATCTGGCGCTGGTCGAGATGCCAGCGCTGTCGGACGGCGGCCTGCGTCTCTGCCGCGACCAGCTGGTCTGGGTGCGGGCAGAGACACATCCGGTCCACCAGCGCGACCCCTTGCCGCTGGCGCTCTTTCCGGAAGGCTGTTACTACCGGGAGATGGCTACCCGGGCGCTGCAGTTGAGCGACAGGCCCTATCGTGTCGCTTTCACCAGCCACAGCCGCGGTGGGGTCCTTGCGGCCGTGAAGGCCGGCATTGGGGTCGGCATTACGCCGCGAACGACAGTCGAGGAAGGACTGGCGATCATCGGCGGGGAGCTGCCCCCTCTGCCCCAGACCGATACCACCCTATTCATGGCCGACAATGTCAATGAAGCAACCGCGCTGCTGGCACAGACGATCGAGAAGAGCCCGCTGTTCCAGCGAAACAGTCGAAACGGCCCGGCCTGA
- a CDS encoding glycine zipper domain-containing protein, with protein sequence MLLKKWIAVLSLGLVATAAQAGHSDAILGGALGGAAGAVIGSSIGGRDGAIVGGALGAATGVAISQRPYYYEPAPVVYAPPRRVVVEEPIYVRPRPVIIERERYVEYRPGPYWKRHHWKHRGWERRGWDYDDD encoded by the coding sequence ATGCTGCTGAAAAAATGGATTGCCGTACTGTCGCTGGGACTGGTGGCCACCGCTGCGCAAGCCGGCCACTCCGATGCCATCCTGGGCGGTGCGCTCGGGGGTGCCGCCGGCGCCGTCATCGGCTCGTCCATCGGCGGCCGTGACGGAGCCATCGTCGGTGGCGCGCTGGGCGCCGCGACCGGGGTCGCGATCAGCCAGCGCCCCTACTATTACGAACCGGCACCGGTGGTCTACGCGCCGCCGCGCCGCGTGGTGGTCGAGGAGCCGATCTACGTCCGCCCGCGCCCGGTCATCATCGAGCGCGAACGCTATGTGGAATACCGCCCTGGTCCGTACTGGAAGCGCCACCACTGGAAACACCGTGGTTGGGAGCGTCGCGGCTGGGACTATGACGACGATTGA
- a CDS encoding NAD(P)-dependent oxidoreductase, which produces MNAFPQQEHHMERIGFVGLGLMGQPMVRRLLAAGHHVTVWNRSPEKCQAMAVHGAHIAASLAELTQNSTLLMSCVSDTQAVEAVVFGADGIAAHGRPGQLLVDFSSIESSATREMAARLETQCGMRWVDAPVSGGVRGAESGQLVIMAGGLEDDIVRLRPLASALAQRLTRMGEVGAGQVTKVCNQLIVATNALLIAEAVSLAEKSGVDASLLAPALAGGFADSLPLQILAPRMADRNFEPVQWKVATLLKDLDNAVKLAREAGASSPLAALADQLMRLHAGQGHAQADLSTVVQLYREP; this is translated from the coding sequence ATGAACGCCTTCCCGCAACAGGAACACCACATGGAACGGATCGGATTTGTCGGGCTGGGTCTGATGGGGCAGCCCATGGTCAGGCGCCTGCTCGCCGCAGGGCATCATGTCACCGTCTGGAACCGCAGCCCGGAAAAATGTCAGGCGATGGCCGTGCACGGCGCCCACATCGCTGCCAGCCTGGCCGAACTGACGCAAAACAGCACGTTGCTGATGAGCTGCGTGTCGGACACGCAGGCCGTGGAAGCGGTGGTGTTCGGCGCGGATGGCATCGCCGCGCACGGTCGGCCGGGACAGCTGCTGGTGGATTTTTCCAGCATCGAGTCCAGCGCCACGCGCGAGATGGCGGCGCGACTGGAGACGCAATGCGGCATGCGCTGGGTCGACGCGCCGGTGTCGGGCGGTGTGCGCGGCGCGGAAAGCGGCCAGCTGGTGATCATGGCCGGCGGGCTTGAGGACGATATCGTCCGCCTGCGCCCCCTGGCCAGCGCGCTGGCGCAACGGCTGACGCGCATGGGCGAGGTCGGCGCCGGACAGGTCACCAAGGTGTGCAACCAGCTGATCGTCGCTACCAACGCGCTCCTGATCGCCGAGGCGGTATCGCTGGCCGAGAAATCCGGCGTCGACGCTTCGCTGTTGGCCCCGGCGCTGGCGGGCGGCTTCGCCGACTCGCTGCCGCTGCAAATCCTGGCGCCGCGCATGGCCGACCGGAACTTCGAGCCGGTGCAGTGGAAGGTAGCCACCTTGCTCAAGGACCTCGACAACGCGGTGAAGCTAGCGCGCGAGGCCGGCGCCAGTTCGCCGCTGGCCGCGCTGGCCGACCAGTTGATGCGCCTGCACGCCGGCCAGGGCCACGCCCAGGCCGATTTGAGCACCGTGGTGCAACTGTACCGGGAGCCCTGA
- a CDS encoding DEAD/DEAH box helicase, which translates to MHFADLGLAPAITSALDTAGYTTPTPVQAASIPAALEGHDLLVSAQTGSGKTAAFLLPSLQKLIQRSTGTGQGPRILVLTPTRELAQQVEKNATEYGSQLRWLRTVCLVGGSSFGYQIRAMSRPVDLMVATPGRLMDHMRSGRVDFSRLEMLILDEADRMLDMGFIEDIETIVKATPESRQTVLFSATLDGTVGKLAQKLTRNPQRIEIAREETGGNIEEHLLYADDNRHKERLLDHILKEAGFDQAVIFTATKIGSEELADKLSDQGYAAACLHGDMPQNWRNRTLNDLRRGRVRILVATDVAARGIDVPTITHVVNYDLPKQAEDYVHRIGRTGRAGRDGVAITLAESKEFHKVRRIEQYLKRQITEGVIEGMEPTRRPPKGGPRRAGGKPGERRGGYGGNNRKPGGNGGYGNRGPRQGGSGGGYGNRNRAAD; encoded by the coding sequence ATGCATTTTGCTGATCTGGGCCTCGCCCCCGCTATTACCTCTGCACTCGACACCGCTGGTTACACCACCCCGACCCCGGTACAGGCCGCCTCGATTCCGGCCGCGCTGGAAGGGCACGACCTGCTGGTTTCGGCACAGACTGGTAGCGGCAAGACCGCGGCCTTCCTGCTGCCTTCGCTGCAGAAATTGATCCAGCGCTCCACTGGCACCGGCCAAGGCCCGCGCATCCTGGTGCTGACCCCGACCCGCGAACTGGCCCAGCAGGTGGAAAAGAACGCCACCGAATACGGCAGCCAGCTGCGTTGGCTGCGCACCGTGTGCCTGGTCGGCGGCTCCTCGTTCGGCTACCAGATCCGTGCCATGAGCCGTCCGGTCGACCTGATGGTCGCCACCCCGGGCCGCCTGATGGACCACATGCGCTCCGGCCGCGTCGATTTCTCGCGCCTGGAGATGCTGATTCTCGACGAAGCCGACCGCATGCTGGACATGGGCTTCATCGAAGACATCGAGACCATCGTCAAGGCCACCCCGGAAAGCCGTCAGACCGTGCTGTTCTCGGCCACGCTGGACGGCACCGTCGGCAAACTGGCGCAGAAGCTGACCCGCAATCCGCAGCGCATCGAGATCGCCCGCGAAGAGACCGGCGGCAACATCGAAGAGCACCTGCTGTACGCCGACGACAACCGTCACAAGGAACGCCTGCTCGACCACATCCTGAAGGAAGCCGGCTTCGACCAGGCGGTGATCTTCACCGCCACCAAGATCGGTTCCGAAGAGCTGGCCGACAAGCTGTCGGACCAGGGCTACGCCGCCGCCTGCCTGCATGGCGACATGCCGCAGAACTGGCGTAACCGCACCCTGAACGACCTGCGCCGCGGCCGCGTGCGCATCCTGGTCGCCACCGACGTGGCGGCGCGCGGCATCGACGTGCCGACCATCACCCACGTGGTGAACTACGACCTGCCGAAGCAGGCCGAGGACTACGTGCACCGCATCGGCCGTACCGGCCGTGCCGGCCGCGACGGCGTGGCGATCACCTTGGCCGAGTCCAAGGAATTCCACAAGGTGCGCCGCATCGAGCAGTACCTGAAGCGCCAGATCACCGAAGGCGTGATCGAAGGCATGGAGCCGACCCGTCGCCCGCCGAAGGGCGGCCCGCGCCGTGCCGGCGGCAAGCCGGGTGAGCGTCGGGGCGGCTACGGCGGCAACAACCGCAAGCCGGGCGGCAACGGCGGCTACGGCAACCGCGGTCCGCGCCAGGGCGGCAGCGGCGGTGGCTATGGCAACCGTAACCGCGCAGCCGACTAA
- a CDS encoding low affinity iron permease family protein, which translates to MRPTKSRSWFTRFAKWTSHITGKPSAFMVAGAVIAVWVVTGPLFRFSDTWQLVINTGTTIVTFLMVFLIQNTQNRDSEAIQVKLDELIRAIDGAHNALLDLEELEDEELDLIRARYERLAELARAEMRRGKFDTGTPPVEPDVLP; encoded by the coding sequence ATGCGACCCACCAAATCCCGCTCCTGGTTTACCCGTTTCGCCAAATGGACCTCCCACATCACCGGTAAACCCTCCGCCTTCATGGTGGCGGGCGCCGTCATCGCCGTCTGGGTCGTCACCGGTCCGCTGTTCCGCTTCAGCGACACCTGGCAGCTGGTCATCAACACCGGCACCACCATCGTCACCTTCCTGATGGTGTTCCTGATCCAGAACACCCAGAACCGCGATTCGGAAGCCATCCAGGTCAAGCTGGACGAACTGATCCGGGCTATCGACGGCGCGCACAACGCCTTGCTCGATCTCGAGGAACTGGAGGATGAGGAACTCGACCTGATCCGCGCCCGTTACGAGAGACTGGCGGAGCTGGCGCGGGCCGAGATGCGGCGCGGCAAGTTCGATACCGGCACGCCGCCGGTGGAGCCGGACGTCCTCCCCTGA
- a CDS encoding DUF2249 domain-containing protein, with protein MSELPVLDNNVFPFDARGVAKRFRHAAIFGAIESLYDGDTMRFINDHDPLPLLDQLRQRYGHQLTFSYVSREPGQIVIDFKVQLGEQAADGQQQAAGDVPAQGGGCGGGGGGCGCSGH; from the coding sequence ATGAGCGAACTGCCCGTTCTCGACAACAACGTCTTCCCCTTCGACGCACGCGGTGTTGCCAAGCGCTTCCGTCATGCCGCCATTTTCGGCGCCATCGAATCGCTGTACGACGGCGACACCATGCGTTTCATCAACGACCATGACCCGCTGCCGCTGCTGGATCAACTGCGTCAGCGCTACGGCCACCAGCTCACCTTCAGCTACGTCTCCCGCGAACCGGGCCAGATCGTAATCGATTTCAAGGTGCAGCTGGGCGAACAGGCCGCCGACGGCCAACAGCAAGCTGCCGGCGACGTACCGGCCCAGGGTGGCGGTTGCGGCGGCGGAGGCGGCGGCTGCGGCTGCTCCGGCCACTAA
- a CDS encoding YkgJ family cysteine cluster protein, translating into MSEKSNPCLHCGACCAAFRVSFYWAEADDGGGTVPNHLTEKINDFRRCMRGTWSDSPRCVALRGEVGAEVSCAIYEQRSSTCREFEAWTEACHTARRKHGLPELPLADAA; encoded by the coding sequence ATGAGTGAAAAGAGCAATCCGTGTCTGCACTGCGGCGCCTGCTGCGCCGCCTTCCGCGTCTCGTTCTACTGGGCCGAAGCCGATGATGGCGGCGGCACCGTCCCCAACCATCTCACCGAAAAGATCAACGATTTCCGCCGCTGCATGCGCGGTACCTGGTCCGATTCCCCGCGCTGCGTGGCGTTGCGGGGCGAGGTCGGCGCCGAGGTCAGCTGCGCCATCTATGAGCAGCGCTCGTCGACTTGTCGCGAGTTCGAGGCCTGGACCGAAGCCTGTCATACGGCCAGGCGCAAGCATGGCCTGCCCGAGCTGCCCTTGGCCGATGCGGCTTGA